The Brachyspira hyodysenteriae ATCC 27164 sequence TTTCGTTGAGATGTCAAATGTTAAAGTTGTTGATGAAATGGTTGATATGATAGTGGCTCAAAGAGCTTATGAAATGAACTCAAAAGCAGTTCAAACTAGCGATAACTTACTTGCTACTGTTGTAAACTTGAAAAGATAATTAAAAAAATAATATAACTAGTAAATATAAAAGGAGGCTTTAAAGGCCTCCTTTTATATTGTTTATAAAATAAATAATATTTTAAAATATTTCTTTTCTATATATAGCACCATATGAACTATTTTCTTTCACATAAAGACTTACCATAGTATCATATTCATATTTTATTTTCTCTGCATAAGATTCGCCGTATATATCATAAGCATTGCCTGCATTATAATATCTAAGAGACTTCACAATATCACCGTCGAATTTATCCAAAATTTTATCTATGAATCTTACACCAAGCACAATATTATCTCTAGGATCATACCTATTTAATTTAGGATCAACATCCTTATTTGCAATAGGTGTTATTTGGCAGTATCCGTAAGCATTTTTTCTTGAAAGTGCTGTAGGTATGAAGCTGCTTTCAACTTTAATTAGAGCCACCATTAATAGCGGATCAACATCATAATTACTGCAAACATCGAAAACATCTTTTATGAACCAAAAATCCTGACTATAATGATTAGATACATCCTTAATTAATGTTACCCAATCATTAGATGGAAAGGAGTAATCATTGATGTTCAAACTATGCGTCTCAAGATTGAGATTGCAAAGAAATAAAACTAATATTATAACTATTCTTTTCATAAACTTCCTGTTAAATTTTAATATCCTATAGTTGTAGTATAAATTACCTATAAATAAAATCAATATAAAATTATATTTAAAAATTAACATTTTTTTTTAAAATGTCAGTTAAAAAATATATTTTTTTTACAATAAAGATATAGTGTATAAAAACATCTATAATGTAATAGTTCCTTCAAAACAATATCTTGCTTCACCCTTCATAAAAACATTATCATTTTCATATCTTAAAATCAAATCACCGCCTAAAAGATGATTAAGTATAATATTATCAGTTCTTCCGCTTATAAAACCAGCAACACATACAGCCGAAGCACCTGTACCGCAGGCTAGAGTTTCTCCGCTTCCTCTCTCCCAAGTTCTTTGCTTCACCTCTCCCCTATTTATTATCTCTACAAATTCTACATTAGTTCTATTTGGAAATATGCTATTATTTTCCATATAACTTCCTATAGAACTAATATCCATATTATGAAGATCATTTACAAATATTACAGCATGCGGATTACCCATAGATACTGCTGTAAAATAATAAGTTTTATCATTAAATATTATAGGCTCATTAATAATAGGGGTTTTATCTATGGTAGTAGGTATTTTAAGCCCTTCTAATATCGGAGAACTCATACTAATCTCTACAGTATCAACCTCTTCATCTTTTAAAAATAATTCTGCCTCCAATATACCTCTTAAAGTTTCTATTTTCATAGGATTATTTTTACTAATCCCCCTATCATAAGCATATTTAGCAACGCATCTTATACCATTACCGCACATTTCAGATTCGCTTCCGTCATAATTAAACATTCTCATCTGTACATCAGCTTTATCACTCGGCATTATAAGTATTATACCATCTGCACCTATAGAGTAATGCCTATGACTTAATATAGGAGAATATTTAATAGCATCTTCAACTGTAAATTTTTCTTTGAAACAATTTATGTATATATAATCGTTTCCTGTGCCATGCATTTTAGTAAAT is a genomic window containing:
- a CDS encoding lytic transglycosylase domain-containing protein — encoded protein: MKRIVIILVLFLCNLNLETHSLNINDYSFPSNDWVTLIKDVSNHYSQDFWFIKDVFDVCSNYDVDPLLMVALIKVESSFIPTALSRKNAYGYCQITPIANKDVDPKLNRYDPRDNIVLGVRFIDKILDKFDGDIVKSLRYYNAGNAYDIYGESYAEKIKYEYDTMVSLYVKENSSYGAIYRKEIF
- the dapF gene encoding diaminopimelate epimerase produces the protein MDLSFTKMHGTGNDYIYINCFKEKFTVEDAIKYSPILSHRHYSIGADGIILIMPSDKADVQMRMFNYDGSESEMCGNGIRCVAKYAYDRGISKNNPMKIETLRGILEAELFLKDEEVDTVEISMSSPILEGLKIPTTIDKTPIINEPIIFNDKTYYFTAVSMGNPHAVIFVNDLHNMDISSIGSYMENNSIFPNRTNVEFVEIINRGEVKQRTWERGSGETLACGTGASAVCVAGFISGRTDNIILNHLLGGDLILRYENDNVFMKGEARYCFEGTITL